Within Sorangiineae bacterium MSr11367, the genomic segment CGGTATCGTTCGTCACAGAGCGCGAGGCGGGGGACGTGACCAACGACACGGGCAAGCGGGTTTCCATACGAACCATCCTGGCCATTGCGGTGGTGGCGCTGCTCGCCCTAATCGGAGGGACACTTCTCGGATCGCGCGCCCCCGACGGCGTCGTGGCACCCGACTCCTCCGCGATGGGCGCCCGGACCGGCTCGGGCCAGCGGCTCGTTCTGCTCACCCTGACGCCCCACGTGCGTGCGGCGGAAACGGCCGCCAAGTTGTTCGAAAAGGAGACGGGTGCGGTATTCCAGGTAAAGGTGGTCAATTACGAGGCCGTCGGCGAGACCATCTTGAAGGACCACGCGTCGAACTCACCGCAGATCGACGTCTTCGAGATGCACTATGCCGATCTCGCAATGCTCGTCGCCAAGGGCGCGGTGATGGATCTCACCCGCTACATCGAAGAGAACGCGGACGTCATCCGCCCCGACGACTTCATACCCGGCCTGTACGATCATTACACGTCGTACCAAGGCAAGCGATGGGCGCTGCCCAACGATGCCGATACTCACGTACTCTTCTATCGCAAATCGCTTTTGGCGAAATACGGATTGCGTCCGCCGGATACGTGGGACGACTACGCGACCATCGCCCGGGTCATCACCGAGCGGGAACGCGCCAATGGCATTTACGGGAGCGCCATCATGGCCCGGGACGTTCCAATGATGATCGTCTCGAGTTTCATGAACCGCCTGGCGGCTTACGGCGGAGAGCT encodes:
- a CDS encoding sugar ABC transporter substrate-binding protein, coding for MTNDTGKRVSIRTILAIAVVALLALIGGTLLGSRAPDGVVAPDSSAMGARTGSGQRLVLLTLTPHVRAAETAAKLFEKETGAVFQVKVVNYEAVGETILKDHASNSPQIDVFEMHYADLAMLVAKGAVMDLTRYIEENADVIRPDDFIPGLYDHYTSYQGKRWALPNDADTHVLFYRKSLLAKYGLRPPDTWDDYATIARVITERERANGIYGSAIMARDVPMMIVSSFMNRLAAYGGELMDEQRHPEVNSPEAVTALEAMVEHAKYALPTPLETDFDVSRLAFLSGRVAMVEQWTDIGVMAEDPTQSTIRGDWGVVPMPKGKGPKARHASSLNGGYAVAISSTTKEPEIAKAYVRFVSRRDTMLTLNRVNGGFDPARPSILGSPEFERFAPQVSAIERTAFSNPMIAWPKVPQTPALMIALTDHLVHALEHQETPRQALNATQAEWQKILSHDE